In Aedes albopictus strain Foshan chromosome 3, AalbF5, whole genome shotgun sequence, the genomic window gTGGATAATCcgaattgggaggcatgtgagttcacatgaataggcatattagccagacgaacatcacagatatgataacacagcgtaacatttttttgtctcaagagcaaacttatgtgactccgaaggattttgggtcgctgaatccaaatccgggctcagatttgctctaacacgtcacaattttgagctatacctcaatttatagggcaaaatatgcgattttgggcttttttgactgcaagccattaagcaaggaaatatttttttagcaatcaaaaggttaattggtcaaccaACATCttaatcaacgactcatgcaaaatatttcgttttacctaatctaatttgatagttttaagcgattatgttaggtacgataattcccatacaagttaccctccaaaagttgcatgcaagttttcatactaacataaaatgcttaaatctatcaaatttgataaggtaaaacgtaatattttgcatgagtcgttagtttagatggtaattgaccaattaaccttttgatggcttaaaaaaatatttccttgcttaatggcttgcagtcaaaaaagcccaatatcgcatattttgccctataaattgaggtatagctcaaaattgtgacgtgttagagcaaatctgagcccggatttggattcagcggcccaaaatccttccgagacacataagtttgctcttgagacaaacaaaaagttaatttttgttacgatgTGTAAtggacaatgcgtttcaagcatttcagaaagaacgaggtaaccctaaatctggaactcattcctgcATTGTATAAAGCACGCACcccttcgggataaaactatggagttatttcacgccatgaaaatacccaatagaaatctccaagagttcaaaacatgtttgaaatactcaaatccctctggagaaaaataggacaaaaccccatttgctcctggagatttcaagtaagcagagctttttcggGCCcagtaaggccgatgcaaatatttaatttgttttatgtcaccccccccttcaaaaatcccgaaattttgaaggggcgaaaaaaaaaacatggcggctcATGACTCCatcttcaatagaaaaaatgttttcaagcaacaatttttcaataggcaaaaaatattttttcaatagtggatgtaattttaaatttttcaatagtttttttttcgtttttatttttttgttccttattattttttgtcccccccccctcgtacccgatgagaggtctcggacataaaagaaatataatatttgcatcggcctaagtcgattatatagcaacAATTCTCGagacggaagctagagattcgtaactatacaaaagaatggtttatccggagatgttttgaacttgaacagatcaaagttcctttcgggaatacctcttgcgatccgcacagaccgcagaggacaagcttctttcaaagcaatagttatggtatactacAATGGAGGccattgtaggtacaaaaccacaatgagactctcttggagtagcaatggaagcgagttatccataaaatgtggtcgcaaccaataaGTACAGGTTCCCTCATTTGtttagcagggacgcctgaatacgcaaattttgcgaaggaacactcaaaagtccAAAGAAGGTCATCATCTGACtcatcatctgacacatgccaattagtcaactcatgacaaattctgctcatgagagttgggttaggtgcaattctatgttaagttatccatgaactgtaatacctaagtaatccatcaaactgaagcatcttaaATTactgtttgagctacttcagatcacgtaatcatcgtagcaatactgccaaatatcaacaaaaagatgctgaatacaagagcttgcttgaaggcatccataaggaaaggttgaaacatactgttaacgttattctaagatatagcatgctcgaagcacgacacttcattagtaatgaaagaagcaaaactaggttcacaaggtaacctatacagaagttaccttatgaaaatgaactttttgaagtagagccacttcgGCTATGCACGCCATTTAcggtgaaaattgatctgaggtttcctagacGTCGTCAcaacccaaactagacaggattacactcttcacaatcacagcacaaaaaggaacaatcaacgacaaaccaaatcggtatcaatTGGAAAACGCCAATGGTGAAAACgcattaaccttccgttaatcgcgctgttgtactttgtacaacacatgagaattatcgactattactttggaaCCATCTGTTCTATcaatgtcaaccccaaatgtattctacaggaatcttatttagaatattataagaccttttttgaaaacagtataactccttataatgcggaaaatagaaaatcgcaatatgaagaacgtactacatttaagataagatagacagttgaatgtgaattagtgtatttcaaaatcaagaaatatggtgtcttcggcaaagttacttgggatatcaagggccttcgcgaggtgatctgagaaattcagatttcaaccgataggcggcgctagtgagcatgtaatttttatatcccatataactcaggaccctgagtacttagaaagatggtgtcttcggcaaagttgtttggttggttaaacactaactgatggagagccgtttggtttgaaacgccacatctaggtggcgctagtgggcattgaaatttcataactcatacatctcaggaccctgattactaagaaagatggtgtcttctgcaaagttgtttagtagatcaaacactaactgatgaagacaagtatgatatggaattccacatccaggtggcgcaagtgagtactcaaatattataactcatatatctcgagatcctgatgacttagaaagatgatgtcttcagcaaagttgtttagtagatcgaacactaactgatggagagccgtatgatttgaaactccacatctaggtggcgctagtgggtattcaaattttataactcatatgtctcaggaccctgactacttagaaagatggtgtcttctgaaaagttgtttagtagatcaaacactaactgatgaaaacaAATATGACGTgtaatttcacatccaggtggcactagtgagcatacccattagcctggtacacggtttatatgggaaaatacaaaaaatggaaaaactctaactcctgcatactttttgagttccactttgattccatatcaactgtgcacaatttcagatcgatcggagagactatattttagcgcccgccattcttagtttttcatacgatttactatggggaaattttacttctgcaaagaaaaatcgctaggagtcacccctagatccctaaaaataagtcgatgaatgatttctgtagaaaacttctcgaggaatcagacccccgaagaccgcaaaccgatgcgacgttcgtggaaaaagttattaagcctcacccgatcgataaaatgacgagattttattatttattgttattcctcacatgttaaacagcgttggcatcccattcggttttcaatcaataactttttccacatgccttagatcgctttgcggtcttcggagggttgattcctcgtaaaatttccaatagaaatcattcatcgatttatttttagaagttaaggggcaacctgtggcgatttttctttgaaaaagtgattttccccatagtaaatcgtatgaaaacttaaaatggctggcgctaaaatatagtttctccgatcgagctgaaattttgcacagttgatatgggaccaaaatggaactcaaaaagtgtacacagtaaaatgtcttttggtgtctCACGCTAATACCCATTtcatacctcatatatctcaagatcctgattacttagaaagatgatgtcttctacATTGTTgcttgatggataaaggatggatgtacttatcccgtgacattgacaaccttaagatagagcatactgaaatacgacggtcagatattgactattttactaagcgctttaacttcatgcaAATTAATCAAcgaagtgcaaatttaaacaaattataatcaactagttgtgtaattttcaaattttgcaaactttcggaagtataaaaatttacacctcgttcatgcttttgcaaatttacaactagcgtcttctggtggcagaagcacgaatcaaatggtcaatcaactgaaagcccttgatctaccaaccaaccttgccaaagatatcaacttcccaggcagtgtacgcaaaatatggcaccgcaagcgaaaaataggcaacaaagaaggcacggcaacaacgctttgttttttcgttagcagataatgacaaaatcgctcccgagtttgttcacaacaaaaacggtagaaatatttgtctcgttctattcacatcgtgattttcgcattgttttacaactgaaactcgactctgaggatggaaagagtcttaattcgtcttaatgctcatgaattcgatgatgtgggtcgaaaatttcagcagaaaagtcgaaatatcggcacacgcacggcaagcgatatttgttttattgctctcatcgcttgacatgcgtttgttgcggagcgcctttgttaccgacatgcaccgcttaggacaaagcgtttgtatTTCggtgtgatccgtttttcgtaccctgttcccaggtaatcagactcggagatatataagatataaaatttgcatactcattagcaccacttactggcgaaatattgatttcaacgacccatcaaccaaatgcacttaacctatttgacaactttgccgaaaccaccccaacatctctcttctagtaatcaggatcctgagaactattgcatatacattttttatgttcactagcgtcatctagtggtgaaattacgattcaaactgacaactatctgtaagttttcgatcttttagaaggtcggcacgagaggtaacttttcctccatttggtctttgatctaccaaacaactttgccgaagacaccatctgtctgagtaaagtggagcttcgtagcCGTTCGGTttgcgttaccaagcgtgtaaccgcaccatgctatccactggtgcatgtaatgtatgtcgtgtccatggtctagtgttaagttctgttcagtctgtacagcctctggctgaagacggtgtcccgtgcctttttaatcgggatcctgaactacatgagattaaaaatttacatgctcactagcgcctcctagtggtggcatttgaaatcaaactgtcactcatctataagcccttgatataccaaacatctttgccgaagacactatctttctaagtaataagggtacagagatacataatatataatatttgcgtactcactagcgccgccaagtgatgaaatttcaaattaaactgcgaatcatccgtaagtacttgacctaccaaacaactttgtcgaagacaccatctttctaagttatctggTTCCCgtgatacataggatataaagtttatttgttcactagcgccgcctagtggtggaattttcaattaaacggccaataatctgtaagccatttacctaccaaacaactttgccgaagacaccatctttctaagacataaggatcctgagatataagatataacatgaaattgctcactagcgccgcctagtgatgaaatttcaaataaaactgcgaatcatccgtaagtgcttgacctaccaaacaactttgtcgaagacaccatctttcaggATCCCgatatacataggatataaagtttatttgctcactagtgccgcctagtggtggaatttccaattaaacggccaataatctgtaagccgttgacttatcaaacaactttgccgaagacaccatctttctaagacatcaggatcctgagatataagatataacatgatattgcttactggcgccacctagtggacgtattacgaatcaactttttcAGCATCAAGTagtccatgaaatttacaacaactttccaAAGACATTCCTTCTCTAAACAATCagaatccttagatatttcagaatgtatgggtgttgtacaaagtacaacgtgcgactgctcgcgttacaaaaattggcgcgagtactgaaaggttaagcgAACCCatgtaggtagtaatgtaagaTAATTTACAAcctttgaataatcccgcccttatttaaccTCATATtaaggcaactgattatctcggagaaacgcaagatccacttcactattgctccggttagcgcagaaaGGGcctaatactgtggaggacgccccaaTTCTCCACGGACTCCGTttatggttaggtttttattagactccCCTAACTATGCATTCTTTGGCATGGTAAGCATTAAGCCGCATAAAACCATGAATTAGGAgtcacctgtttggtggactcttaccagtGGATcgggcggtccgtagtgttattcttagccagttgagacaaccgctagcgacactacacagctatctaggctgatcgggaaacgaagttaacattgatggttaacttccaaacgagcccgacagTCCCTCAAATTCGGGGGCCAGAAgtacaaaggaattccagaagtacaaAGAAATTCCAGCGTTATTCAGTGAAACGTTCATATAGACGAGAAAGGCATAAACACTGGCGAAATTCGGCTCCTCTACCATAGCTAACGTCACTTTAGTGGGAATAAGGTAAGTGCTACGATCCCTGGGAAAGATACGTCTGGATAGTGGTAAACCGATCGGGATAACCAATTGATTGGATAActgattgatttcagaatcaaagagacgcaaaggtcgagcaCCATTACGgcttcgcttttccgtgaaaagaacaatagatgttttactcggatttaccgaaaggtcaTACTGGCGACACCAACGCTCAACTacttgaagagcgttttgcatcaggtcgaaaagggtgctgatgcacataccgactaacaatgttaggtagtcgtcggcaaaaccataattaggaaacccgctattattgagttgcctcaatagcgtatctgctacgagattccacaaaagcggtgacaagactcccccttggggcatCCACAAATGCTCAagttcctaatcgccgcttgacgcaatgccgagaagagatgtcggtttttgagcatttggtgaatccaattggaaatcattgcagaaacaccatgaccccgtgcagcttccaatatggcatcgaaaggcacgttgtcaaatgcaccctcgatatctaagaaaacacccaagcaggattgcttttgagcgaatgccttctcgatatcgtaaacaactttgtgtaaaagagtcacagcggactttccagattggtgagcatgctggttcacatgaagaggcacattcgtcagatgaacatcacggatgtgatgatcgacaatgcgttctaagaatttcaaaagaaaagaggtcaaactgataggtcttaaATTctatgcttcttcatacgacgcacgacccactttcggaataaacttctcagtaatatcccgccaagatttgggaatataccctgtagcaaaattgcaaacaagtatgttttcaaaacatgcttgaaattatcaaatcccttctgaagcaaaataggataaagaaAGTGTTTCTGACACCCccgttttttcaagaattcctgctcggattaaCTCACATGTTCCTTTTCACATTCCTTGATGTGTCTTACTgggtttcctccaaaagttccttctgagaatcatGTACGAGTTGCTTTTGAGAGTCCTCCAGGACTTGCTTTTCggaatcccccaggagttccttttgcaaatcctccagaagttgcttatgAGAGCCCTCCTGGTGTTCCTTATAGTAGAAATGTTCCAGGAGTTATTtcctgcaaatccttcagaagtatTTCTGGGAGTCCACCTGGTGTTTCTTATTGAAATCTTCCAGTAGTTATTTCTGGAGATCTTCTAGAAGTTCATTCCAAAAATCATCCAAGAATCTATTgggatccttcagaagttccttttgggaatacttcagaagttctttcaagaaattcaccAAGAGTACCTTATAGGAAATATTCAGGATTgataaagttcctggagaaatttaagatcAAATTTCTGGATCCCAAATCCTGTTccctgaagtatttcctggagatttttttttaagaaattcattaaggaatctggagagatccaCAGAAGGCAAACGGGTGGAATCTCTAACAGGAGTTACTAAAGAaaaccaagattgcatttttgaGTAATCGAAAGATTAAATTCCTGAATGGAAATCCCGGATAAAAGTTTGCTAAGAATCTTCAGAACGAAGTTCCAACCCATTCGAACCAACTACTTGTTTCTTTACTAATCTCACAACCTACCTTACTCTCCAGCAGAGCTCGCCGCACGCTGACGCGATCCTCGAGCTCCTTCCGCTCGCGGTCCCGCTGCGCCTGCGCTTGCATCCGATTCTTGCTCTGGTACGCCGTCAGGATCTCCAGCTCGTACTGTAGCCGATCCTTCAGCTGATGGCATTCGACTTCCTGACTTTCGTCTAGCCGCAAACTCTGCTTCTGCAGCATGTCGGCAATACTTTGTTCATACTGAAAGTGCGAAGGTCCAGCGGTCAATACCTTTCGGGGAAAAAAATACGAGGGCCGAAAAAACGCTTACCTGATCACCCAATAACGTTAACTTCCGATGTTGTTCCTCTTTTAgtttctttatcacagctttttgTTCCTCCTTAGGCGTCGTATGCAGGATTTGAGCTTTCAGTGCCTTGTACTGACGCGTTTGGGTTTTACACGTTTCCCGGAACTGTTTGCGTATTTGGAGCTCTTTTTGCTGTGAATAGAAAATGTTGTCAATATGGGGCGATACAGCTCCATATTGGAGACAAGAGAGGCGTTTTACCTTCAGACTTTTCGGTTGCTGCTTGAGTTCCAGCGCATGCCTCCTCAACAGCTCCCGCTCCGCCCTGTCCATGTACTCCTTTTGGTTACGCAGCTCACTTTCGTGTTGTTTTGATATCTAGAGATGGATATGCAATTGTAATCAATTTGAATTGTACTGAAACACTGGATCGAACTTACCTGATCTTCTCGGAGAGCGTGAACACTCTTCTGTTGTCGATATTCTAAGTCCTGAGTCTTTTCATGGTGTTTTATTAGCATGCCATGGGCTTGTTCCAGCTGCAGCTGTTTCTTGCTCAACTCCTGTTGAAGAAAATATCTTGTTGAATCTGTTGAAATATATTAAACATTGATCGGTCGGTCTTACATCTCGTAACAGCTGGTTCTCGAGCTCGTGCAGAAGTACCATCTTTTTCCTCCGGAACTTTCGCATCTCCAGATCGATGTAGTTCTTCTGTACTCGCAGCATTCGCTGCTCCTCTTGAGCCTCCGCTTGCTTCAGATTATCTTTTTGGGATCTGAAAACAAAAGTTAGAACATGTTAACGATCTGGCCATGGCCGGTTGACATTCCAATGGATCATACTGTAGCGTAGCATCCCGTTGCCGCTTCGGAGTCGAGTCGTCCATCGAAAGTTCTCGCTTCCATCGTTCCTTGTTTGCTTTATATTCTTTCTTTTTATGCAACTCGAACGCTTTGCGATCGCCTTCTTGCCGCGTCGATATCTCCTTGTACAGTTTCTTCTCGGCAACGTTGTTTTGCTTTATCCTCCTATCAATTTCTTGTTGATGTTTGCCCTGTAAATAGTTCTATGAATAAAATGTGTTTCAACTCAAACAGTTGTTGTGCCATTACCGAAAGTTTATCTAAATCCCTAGTGAAACTATGTAATAGCAGATCATATTCCTTGTCCAATGCTCCTTTGTGCTGCTCCATTTCGACCTTGCACCGTTCTTCTAATTTCACTAAGGCTGCCTGATGTTCCCGTCGCATCCGCTTGTAGCCGGACATTTGTTCGTGCATTTCCTCCTGCTCGAATGGGAAGAATAAGGTCAATTTTTACGCCCACTTACTGGGTGGTGTTCACCGCAAATCACCCGGATAGAGGTGGCAAATCAAAATATGTAATGACATGTTTGGTTGTCATATCTTGTTTTGATATTTATGAGCTTTTCTTGTTTTATGGAACAAAATAATTTGCTCTTTTGGTACTTaggtatttcaaacaaactaatatttTT contains:
- the LOC109430466 gene encoding serine/threonine-protein kinase Tao gives rise to the protein MAPEVILAMDEGQYDGKVDVWSLGITCIELAERKPPYFNMNAMSALYHIAQNEAPSLQAPDWSDIFRSFVDFCLKKSPNERPNSSKLLTHSFMTRIRSPNVLIDLIARTKAAVRELDNLNYRKMKKILMVDSCETESNVGDAEDTPDEQIGGDSSKSNSITSEHSLHSVDHHGGVLRNPSRHRIPGQGLPPMHNNSMNNSGGRDGLMVGDGLNRLSLGVSGGSGGSGMGSGGLGGSGSGSGSMGASIGYQNSSSSPVVPHHHPHHNHVPQAAANAVAEHGANNFATIRTTSIVTKQQKEHMQEEMHEQMSGYKRMRREHQAALVKLEERCKVEMEQHKGALDKEYDLLLHSFTRDLDKLSGKHQQEIDRRIKQNNVAEKKLYKEISTRQEGDRKAFELHKKKEYKANKERWKRELSMDDSTPKRQRDATLQSQKDNLKQAEAQEEQRMLRVQKNYIDLEMRKFRRKKMVLLHELENQLLRDELSKKQLQLEQAHGMLIKHHEKTQDLEYRQQKSVHALREDQISKQHESELRNQKEYMDRAERELLRRHALELKQQPKSLKQKELQIRKQFRETCKTQTRQYKALKAQILHTTPKEEQKAVIKKLKEEQHRKLTLLGDQYEQSIADMLQKQSLRLDESQEVECHQLKDRLQYELEILTAYQSKNRMQAQAQRDRERKELEDRVSVRRALLESKMETELQQFNQERAERIRLLRERHEKQLEAFDEESARMGFSALALAEASKETYPDEEGSLSGSMLSLAHSNSSTSFPAGSL